A genomic region of Catalinimonas niigatensis contains the following coding sequences:
- a CDS encoding OsmC family protein, with the protein MALRKANAEWKGGLKGGNGNLSLGSGAFEGKYSFQSRFEEGTGTNPEELVAAAHAACFSMALSAALEGDGFSPESVKTEAQVSLVKNDGGFSISKIKLITQAKIPDISQEDFDKHAEGAKKNCPISKALSATNIELEAKLV; encoded by the coding sequence ATGGCACTAAGAAAAGCAAATGCAGAATGGAAAGGCGGACTAAAAGGAGGAAATGGAAATTTGTCTCTGGGAAGCGGCGCTTTTGAAGGGAAATATAGTTTTCAGTCCCGCTTTGAAGAAGGCACCGGCACCAATCCTGAAGAACTTGTCGCTGCAGCGCATGCCGCTTGTTTCAGCATGGCACTCTCTGCTGCCCTTGAAGGGGATGGTTTTTCACCAGAAAGTGTGAAAACAGAAGCTCAGGTAAGCCTGGTAAAAAATGATGGAGGATTCTCTATCAGTAAGATTAAGCTGATCACACAAGCTAAAATTCCTGACATCAGCCAGGAAGATTTTGACAAGCATGCAGAGGGTGCCAAAAAGAATTGCCCGATCTCCAAAGCTTTATCTGCAACCAATATAGAATTGGAAGCTAAACTAGTCTAA